The Pseudomonas orientalis genome contains a region encoding:
- a CDS encoding C40 family peptidase: MSTSARLILLVCAALLSACANRPPPPAPVAVKPKPVFNYSTQNFSPAAEDVLFRALGLVGTPYRWGGNTPDSGFDCSGLIGFVYRDAAGITLPRTTRELIVMRAQDVSEQNLQTGDLLFFATGGGSRVSHAGIYVGEGRFVHAPQTGGTVKLDTLSKAYWQNAYLSAKRVLPANLARNP; this comes from the coding sequence ATGTCGACCTCGGCCCGCCTCATTCTGCTTGTTTGCGCCGCGCTCCTCAGCGCCTGCGCGAACCGTCCACCGCCGCCCGCTCCCGTAGCGGTCAAGCCCAAGCCGGTGTTCAACTATTCGACCCAGAATTTCTCGCCTGCCGCTGAAGACGTGCTCTTCCGCGCGCTGGGCCTGGTGGGCACGCCGTATCGCTGGGGCGGCAACACCCCGGACTCGGGCTTTGATTGCAGCGGGCTGATTGGTTTTGTCTACCGTGACGCAGCCGGTATCACCTTGCCGCGCACTACCCGCGAGTTGATCGTGATGCGTGCTCAGGACGTCAGCGAGCAGAACCTGCAAACCGGTGACCTGTTGTTCTTTGCCACCGGTGGCGGTTCGCGGGTCAGCCACGCCGGGATCTACGTGGGCGAGGGCCGTTTTGTGCACGCACCGCAGACCGGCGGTACAGTGAAGCTGGACACGCTGTCCAAGGCGTATTGGCAGAATGCTTACCTGAGTGCCAAGCGCGTACTGCCGGCCAACCTGGCACGCAATCCCTGA